A stretch of the Mycobacterium sp. ITM-2016-00317 genome encodes the following:
- a CDS encoding Lrp/AsnC family transcriptional regulator, which produces MANPGMPHAVGPVSFRVSESRPGAAFQLDELSKAIIEKLQQDGRRSYAGIGKAVGLSEAAVRQRVQRMVDAGVMQIVAVTDPMQLGFARQAMIGIKCTGDTTKIAEKLATMEAVDYVVLTAGSFDAIAEVVCEDDDHLLELLNTQIRALPGVISTETLVYLRLVKQQYNWGTR; this is translated from the coding sequence ATGGCCAACCCCGGGATGCCGCACGCCGTCGGTCCCGTCTCGTTCCGCGTCAGTGAATCCCGCCCGGGCGCCGCGTTCCAGCTCGACGAGCTGTCGAAGGCCATCATCGAGAAGCTGCAGCAGGACGGCCGCCGCTCGTACGCAGGCATCGGAAAGGCCGTCGGCCTGTCGGAGGCGGCGGTGCGGCAGCGGGTCCAGCGCATGGTCGACGCCGGCGTGATGCAGATCGTGGCCGTCACCGATCCGATGCAACTCGGCTTCGCGCGCCAGGCGATGATCGGCATCAAATGCACCGGCGACACCACCAAGATCGCCGAGAAGCTCGCCACGATGGAAGCCGTCGACTACGTGGTGCTCACCGCGGGCTCGTTCGACGCCATCGCCGAGGTTGTCTGCGAGGACGACGACCACCTGCTGGAACTTCTGAACACCCAGATCCGCGCCTTGCCGGGAGTGATATCAACCGAAACCCTTGTTTACTTGAGACTTGTTAAACAGCAATACAATTGGGGTACACGATGA
- the trpS gene encoding tryptophan--tRNA ligase, which yields MSTASNPARPVVFSGAQPTSDSLHLGNALGAVSQWVALQDGNDAYFCVVDLHAITVTQDPETLRRRTLATAAQYLALGVDPARATVFVQSHVPTHSELAWVLGCFTGFGQASRMTQFKDKSQKQGADSTTVGLFTYPVLMAADVLLYDTQLVPVGEDQRQHLELARDLAQRINARFPDTFVVPEAMIPKATAKIYDLQDPTAKMSKSADSDAGLISLLDDPAKTAKKIRSAVTDSEREIRFDREAKPGVSNLLTIQSAVTGADIDKLVDGYAGRGYGDLKKETAEAVVEFVTPIKNRVDELLADPAELESILASGAARAREVSGHTLRRVYDRLGFLAAR from the coding sequence ATGAGTACCGCCAGCAACCCAGCCAGGCCCGTCGTCTTCTCGGGCGCGCAACCCACGTCTGACTCCCTGCATCTGGGCAACGCGCTGGGCGCGGTCAGTCAGTGGGTGGCCCTGCAGGACGGCAACGACGCGTACTTCTGCGTGGTGGACCTGCATGCGATCACCGTCACGCAGGATCCGGAGACGTTGCGTCGGCGCACCCTGGCCACCGCGGCCCAGTACCTCGCACTCGGTGTCGATCCCGCCCGGGCAACGGTGTTCGTGCAGAGCCACGTCCCCACCCACTCCGAATTGGCCTGGGTGCTCGGATGTTTCACCGGCTTCGGGCAGGCGTCGCGGATGACGCAGTTCAAGGACAAGTCGCAGAAGCAGGGCGCCGATTCCACCACGGTCGGGCTGTTCACCTACCCGGTGCTGATGGCCGCCGACGTGCTGCTCTACGACACCCAGCTGGTGCCCGTCGGCGAGGATCAGCGCCAGCATCTGGAGCTGGCGCGCGATCTGGCCCAGCGGATCAACGCCCGGTTCCCCGACACCTTCGTGGTGCCCGAGGCGATGATCCCGAAGGCCACCGCAAAGATCTACGACCTGCAGGACCCGACGGCGAAGATGAGCAAGTCGGCCGACAGCGACGCCGGCCTGATCAGCCTGCTCGACGATCCGGCCAAGACCGCTAAGAAGATCCGCTCGGCCGTCACCGACAGCGAACGGGAGATCCGGTTCGACCGGGAGGCCAAGCCGGGGGTGTCCAATCTGCTGACCATCCAGTCGGCGGTGACCGGCGCCGACATCGACAAGCTCGTCGACGGCTACGCCGGCCGCGGCTACGGAGACCTGAAGAAGGAGACCGCCGAGGCGGTCGTGGAGTTCGTCACCCCGATCAAGAACCGGGTCGACGAGTTGCTCGCCGACCCGGCCGAGCTGGAGAGCATCCTGGCCAGCGGCGCCGCCCGCGCCCGCGAGGTGTCTGGACACACGCTGCGGCGGGTATATGACCGGTTAGGGTTCTTGGCGGCTCGATAA
- a CDS encoding aspartate aminotransferase family protein, with protein sequence MTIISETEQAATTDLAAKANRHLWGHFARHGAGITPPIITRGEGVHIWDDQGRKYIDGLSGLFVVQAGHGRKELAEAAAKQAEKLAFFPLWSYATPTAVELAARIAGYAPGDLNRVFFTTGGGEAVESAWKLAKQYFKLTGKPGKHKVVSRAIAYHGTPQGALSITGIPAFKAPFEPLVPGGFRAPNTNFYRAPAEYAHDEKVFGRYCADRIAEAIEFEGPETVAAVFLEPVQNAGGCFPPPPGYFERVREICDEYDVLLVSDEVICAYGRIGSMFACDDFGYVPDIITCAKGLTSGYSPIGAMIASDRLFEPFNDGQTVFGHGYTFGGHPVSSAVALANLDIFEREGLNDRVKQNAPAFRATLEQLLDLPIVGDVRGEGYFYGIELVKDKTTKETFNDEESERLLRGFLTPALWEAGLYCRADDRGDPVVQLAPPLISGQAEFDAIYDILRTVLTEASARM encoded by the coding sequence ATGACGATTATCTCCGAAACCGAACAGGCGGCCACCACCGATCTGGCCGCCAAGGCCAACCGCCACCTCTGGGGTCACTTCGCCCGCCACGGCGCGGGCATCACACCGCCGATCATCACCCGCGGCGAGGGGGTGCACATCTGGGATGACCAGGGCCGCAAGTACATCGACGGGCTCTCCGGCCTGTTCGTGGTCCAGGCCGGCCACGGCCGCAAGGAACTCGCCGAGGCCGCCGCCAAGCAGGCCGAGAAGCTGGCGTTCTTCCCGCTGTGGTCCTACGCCACCCCGACCGCGGTCGAGCTGGCCGCGCGCATCGCAGGTTATGCGCCAGGCGACCTGAACCGGGTGTTCTTCACCACCGGCGGCGGCGAGGCCGTCGAGAGCGCCTGGAAGCTGGCCAAGCAGTACTTCAAGCTGACCGGCAAGCCGGGCAAGCACAAGGTGGTGTCGCGGGCGATCGCCTATCACGGCACACCCCAGGGCGCCCTGTCCATCACCGGCATCCCCGCGTTCAAGGCCCCGTTCGAGCCGTTGGTGCCCGGTGGTTTCCGCGCGCCGAACACCAACTTCTACCGCGCACCGGCCGAATACGCCCACGACGAAAAGGTTTTCGGCCGCTACTGCGCCGACCGGATCGCCGAGGCCATCGAGTTCGAGGGTCCCGAGACCGTCGCCGCGGTGTTCCTGGAGCCGGTGCAGAACGCAGGCGGCTGCTTCCCTCCCCCGCCCGGATACTTCGAGCGGGTCCGCGAAATCTGCGACGAGTACGACGTGCTGCTGGTCTCCGACGAGGTGATCTGCGCCTACGGCCGCATCGGTTCGATGTTCGCGTGTGACGACTTCGGCTACGTGCCGGACATCATCACCTGCGCCAAGGGGCTGACGTCGGGCTACTCGCCGATCGGCGCGATGATCGCCAGCGACCGGCTCTTCGAGCCCTTCAACGACGGACAGACCGTGTTCGGGCACGGCTACACCTTCGGCGGTCACCCAGTGTCGTCCGCGGTCGCGCTGGCCAACCTCGACATCTTCGAGCGTGAAGGTCTCAACGACCGCGTCAAGCAGAACGCCCCGGCGTTCCGCGCCACGCTGGAGCAGCTGCTGGACCTGCCGATCGTCGGCGACGTCCGCGGCGAGGGCTACTTCTACGGCATCGAACTCGTCAAAGACAAGACCACCAAGGAGACGTTCAACGACGAGGAGTCCGAACGGCTGCTGCGCGGCTTCCTGACCCCGGCGCTGTGGGAGGCCGGCCTGTACTGCCGCGCCGACGACCGTGGCGACCCGGTCGTGCAGCTGGCCCCGCCGCTGATCAGCGGGCAGGCCGAATTCGACGCGATCTACGACATCCTGCGCACCGTGCTCACCGAGGCCTCAGCGCGGATGTAG
- a CDS encoding D-alanyl-D-alanine carboxypeptidase family protein: MATIRTVLTRASALVSVAMLTLAPIAAAQPPPEANVCPYRETTPPAVDASEVPAPGDPTPGPIPVPAKPMGGDALSGCGVIAAPGSLPVPGDVSAEAWLVADLDTGDVIAARDPHGRHRPASVIKVLTAMQAINDLPLHKVVPGTEEDAAQEGTKVGVGPGGFYSVNDLLHGLLMYSGNDAAHALAMQMGGMDATLTKLNALADKLGARDTRVATPSGLDGPGMSTSAYDIGLFYRYAWNNPVFTDIVATRSSNFPGRDGAGYPIENDNKLLANYPGALGGKTGFTDDAGQTFVGAAARDGRRLVAVLLRGTRQPIAPWEQAARLLDYGFASAPGTKVGTLIEPDPSLGVTLPDAAAAGTTTTANAALPDVDAMPVRIGVGVIGAVIVFMLIMGARALNRRPVR, encoded by the coding sequence ATGGCGACCATACGGACAGTCCTGACGCGCGCATCGGCGCTGGTCAGCGTTGCGATGCTGACGCTGGCCCCGATCGCGGCGGCCCAGCCGCCACCCGAGGCCAACGTGTGTCCGTACCGCGAGACGACGCCGCCCGCGGTGGATGCGTCCGAGGTGCCCGCACCCGGCGATCCGACGCCAGGACCGATCCCGGTGCCGGCCAAACCGATGGGCGGGGACGCACTGTCCGGCTGCGGTGTCATCGCCGCGCCCGGCAGCCTCCCGGTCCCCGGCGACGTGTCCGCCGAGGCGTGGCTGGTCGCCGACCTCGACACCGGCGACGTCATCGCCGCCCGCGACCCGCACGGCCGGCACCGGCCCGCCAGCGTGATCAAGGTGCTGACCGCGATGCAGGCGATCAACGACCTGCCGCTGCACAAGGTCGTCCCCGGCACCGAGGAGGACGCCGCGCAGGAAGGCACCAAGGTCGGCGTCGGGCCGGGCGGCTTCTACTCCGTCAACGACCTGCTGCACGGCCTGCTCATGTACTCCGGCAACGACGCCGCGCACGCACTGGCCATGCAGATGGGCGGCATGGACGCCACGCTGACCAAACTCAACGCGCTGGCCGACAAGCTCGGCGCCAGGGACACCAGGGTCGCAACGCCGTCCGGGCTGGACGGCCCCGGCATGAGCACCTCGGCCTACGACATCGGCCTGTTCTACCGGTACGCCTGGAACAACCCGGTGTTCACCGACATCGTCGCCACCCGGTCGTCGAACTTCCCCGGCCGCGACGGTGCGGGCTACCCGATCGAGAACGACAACAAGCTGCTCGCCAACTACCCCGGCGCCCTCGGCGGCAAGACCGGTTTCACCGACGACGCCGGACAGACGTTCGTCGGCGCCGCCGCCCGCGACGGCCGCCGTCTGGTGGCGGTACTGCTGCGCGGCACCCGGCAGCCGATCGCGCCCTGGGAACAGGCGGCCCGGCTGCTCGACTACGGCTTCGCGTCCGCGCCCGGCACGAAGGTCGGCACGCTCATCGAACCCGACCCGTCACTCGGGGTGACGCTCCCCGACGCGGCCGCCGCAGGCACCACGACCACCGCCAACGCCGCGCTGCCCGACGTCGACGCGATGCCGGTGCGGATCGGGGTCGGGGTGATCGGCGCGGTGATCGTGTTCATGCTGATCATGGGTGCGCGGGCCCTCAACCGCAGGCCTGTCCGCTAA
- a CDS encoding gamma-aminobutyraldehyde dehydrogenase: MTAVSSPPVLAGSWIDGAPVSTGGPTHVVVSPATGRPVAEYQLAQPADVDAAVSSARSALRGWSTATPAERSAVLAKLAKLADEASADLVAEEVSQTGKPVRLATEFDVPGSVDNIDFFAGAARHLEGKASGEYSADHTSSIRREAVGVVATITPWNYPLQMAVWKVLPALAAGCSVVIKPAEITPLTTLTLARLAGEAGLPPGVFNVVTGGGADVGTALAGHAGVDMVTFTGSTPVGRRVMAAAAVHGHRTQLELGGKAPFVVFDDADLDAAIQGAVAGSLINTGQDCTAATRAIVARPLYDDFVAGVAELMGKVVIGDPHDPDTDLGPLITLAHRAKVAGMVERAPGEGGRVVTGGVAPEGPGSFYRPTLIADVAESSEVWRDEIFGPVLAVRSFTDDDDAIRQANDTAYGLAASAWTRDVYRAQRASREIHAGCVWINDHIPIISEMPHGGFGASGFGKDMSQYSLEEYLSIKHVMSDITGVADKAWHRTIFTKR, translated from the coding sequence ATGACCGCAGTTTCGTCCCCACCCGTATTGGCAGGCAGTTGGATCGATGGTGCCCCGGTGTCCACCGGCGGCCCCACGCACGTCGTGGTGAGTCCCGCGACCGGCAGGCCGGTGGCCGAGTACCAGCTGGCGCAGCCGGCCGACGTCGACGCCGCGGTGAGTTCGGCGCGGTCGGCGCTGCGTGGTTGGTCCACCGCGACCCCGGCCGAGCGTTCGGCGGTGCTGGCCAAGCTCGCCAAACTGGCCGACGAGGCGTCGGCGGACCTGGTTGCCGAGGAGGTCAGCCAGACCGGCAAGCCGGTGCGGCTGGCCACCGAGTTCGACGTCCCCGGCAGCGTCGACAACATCGACTTCTTCGCCGGCGCAGCTCGCCACCTCGAAGGCAAGGCCTCCGGCGAGTACTCCGCGGACCACACCTCGTCGATCCGGCGCGAGGCCGTCGGCGTGGTCGCCACCATCACCCCGTGGAACTATCCGCTGCAGATGGCGGTGTGGAAAGTGCTTCCCGCACTGGCCGCCGGATGTTCGGTGGTGATCAAGCCCGCCGAGATCACCCCGCTGACGACGCTGACGCTGGCCCGGCTGGCCGGTGAGGCGGGCCTGCCGCCCGGAGTGTTCAACGTGGTGACCGGGGGCGGCGCCGACGTCGGCACCGCGCTGGCCGGGCACGCCGGCGTCGACATGGTCACGTTCACCGGGTCCACGCCCGTGGGGCGCCGGGTGATGGCCGCGGCCGCCGTGCACGGGCACCGCACCCAGCTGGAGCTCGGCGGCAAGGCGCCGTTCGTGGTGTTCGATGACGCCGATCTGGACGCCGCGATCCAGGGGGCCGTCGCCGGATCGCTGATCAACACCGGGCAGGACTGCACCGCCGCGACCCGCGCCATCGTCGCGCGCCCGCTGTACGACGACTTCGTGGCCGGGGTGGCCGAGCTGATGGGCAAGGTCGTGATCGGTGATCCGCACGACCCCGACACCGACCTGGGGCCGCTGATCACGCTCGCGCACCGGGCCAAGGTCGCCGGCATGGTCGAGCGGGCGCCGGGGGAGGGCGGCCGTGTGGTGACCGGTGGGGTGGCGCCGGAGGGCCCCGGGTCGTTCTACCGGCCGACGTTGATCGCCGACGTGGCGGAGTCCTCCGAGGTCTGGCGCGACGAGATCTTCGGGCCGGTGCTGGCGGTGCGCTCGTTCACCGACGACGACGACGCGATCCGGCAGGCGAACGACACCGCCTACGGGCTGGCGGCGTCGGCATGGACGCGGGATGTGTACCGCGCGCAGCGGGCCTCGCGGGAGATCCACGCGGGCTGTGTGTGGATCAACGACCACATCCCGATCATCTCGGAGATGCCGCACGGCGGGTTCGGCGCGTCGGGCTTCGGCAAGGACATGAGCCAGTACTCGCTCGAGGAGTACCTGTCGATCAAACACGTGATGAGCGACATCACCGGTGTGGCCGACAAGGCTTGGCACCGCACGATTTTCACCAAGCGCTGA
- the yhjD gene encoding inner membrane protein YhjD translates to MTSPPAPADTEDKPGLLDRWRARMPWFDHVMRAQGRYKDSKGDFYAAGITYFTIFALFPLLMLGFSIAGFVLANQPELFATVEQRIRSSVSGDLGTQLIDLMDSAIKSRGTVGIIGLATAAWAGLGWMANLREALSQMWGLYRDELPGFLKTKLSDLLALLTTFAAILVTLALTALGNTSVMVGVLDRLGIQDAPGLSLVLRVASIAVAVLVSWMLFTYMIFRLPRESVSFRSSVRAGLIAAVAFEVFKFFAAVYLKSVVTGPAGATFGPVLGLMVFAYIVSRLILFATAWAATMPENMAEEPVPAPGPAVINNRIIDRPGLPLWQAGAAAAAGALGALSLTRRRKP, encoded by the coding sequence ATGACATCTCCGCCCGCACCGGCTGACACCGAGGACAAACCCGGCCTGCTGGACCGGTGGCGGGCCCGGATGCCGTGGTTCGACCACGTGATGCGTGCCCAAGGCCGATACAAAGACTCCAAGGGCGACTTCTACGCCGCCGGTATCACCTACTTCACGATCTTCGCGCTGTTCCCGCTTCTGATGTTGGGCTTCTCCATCGCCGGTTTCGTGCTGGCCAATCAACCCGAACTGTTCGCGACGGTCGAGCAACGGATCCGCAGTTCGGTCAGCGGCGACCTCGGCACGCAGTTGATCGATTTGATGGACTCGGCGATCAAGTCGCGCGGAACGGTCGGCATCATCGGGTTGGCGACCGCGGCGTGGGCCGGGCTCGGCTGGATGGCCAATCTACGTGAGGCGCTCAGCCAGATGTGGGGCCTCTACCGCGACGAGCTGCCGGGGTTTCTCAAGACCAAGCTGTCGGACCTGCTGGCGCTGCTGACGACGTTCGCCGCGATCCTCGTCACGCTCGCGCTGACCGCGCTGGGCAACACGTCGGTGATGGTCGGCGTGTTGGACCGACTCGGCATCCAGGACGCGCCGGGCCTGAGCCTGGTGCTGCGGGTCGCCTCGATCGCGGTGGCGGTGCTGGTGTCGTGGATGCTGTTCACCTACATGATCTTTCGGCTACCGCGGGAATCCGTCAGCTTCCGCAGCAGCGTGCGCGCCGGGTTGATCGCGGCGGTGGCGTTCGAGGTCTTCAAGTTTTTCGCCGCGGTGTACCTGAAGTCGGTGGTCACCGGCCCCGCGGGCGCGACGTTCGGGCCGGTGCTGGGTTTGATGGTGTTCGCCTACATCGTGTCCCGGCTGATCCTGTTCGCCACCGCGTGGGCGGCGACGATGCCCGAGAACATGGCCGAGGAGCCCGTCCCGGCGCCGGGGCCCGCGGTGATCAACAACCGGATCATCGACCGGCCGGGCTTGCCGCTGTGGCAGGCAGGCGCCGCCGCGGCGGCGGGTGCGCTCGGCGCGTTGAGCCTCACGCGCAGGCGCAAGCCTTAG
- a CDS encoding alpha/beta fold hydrolase produces the protein MTIHTTADGTDIFYKDWGSGQPIVFSHGWPLSSDDWDNQMLFFLQQGYRVIAHDRRGHGRSTQTPDGHDLDHYADDLADLTAHLDLHDAIHVGHSTGGGEVVRYLARHGESRVAKAALISAVPPLMVRTEANPEGTPKEAFDDLQAQLAANRSVFYRTLAAGPFYGFNRPGVEPQEAVIANWWRQGMMGDAYSHYDGIVAFSQTDFTEDLKKITVPVLVMHSEDDQIVPYAASGPKSAQLLQNGTLKTYKDFPHGMPTTQADVINADLLEFLRS, from the coding sequence GTGACCATCCACACCACCGCCGACGGCACCGACATCTTCTACAAGGACTGGGGATCCGGACAGCCCATCGTGTTCAGTCACGGCTGGCCGCTGTCCTCCGACGACTGGGACAACCAGATGCTGTTCTTCCTGCAGCAGGGCTACCGCGTGATCGCCCACGACCGCAGGGGCCACGGCCGGTCCACCCAGACGCCCGACGGGCACGACCTCGACCACTACGCCGACGATCTGGCCGACCTCACCGCTCATCTGGACCTGCACGACGCGATCCACGTCGGTCATTCCACCGGCGGCGGCGAGGTGGTGCGCTACCTCGCCCGGCACGGCGAGAGCCGGGTCGCCAAGGCGGCACTGATCAGCGCGGTTCCGCCGCTGATGGTGCGTACCGAGGCCAACCCTGAGGGCACGCCCAAGGAGGCCTTCGACGACCTGCAGGCGCAGTTGGCCGCCAACCGGTCGGTGTTCTACCGCACCCTGGCCGCGGGCCCCTTCTACGGGTTCAACCGTCCCGGGGTCGAGCCTCAGGAGGCGGTGATCGCGAACTGGTGGCGTCAGGGGATGATGGGCGACGCGTACTCCCACTACGACGGCATCGTCGCGTTCTCCCAGACCGACTTCACCGAAGACCTCAAGAAGATCACCGTGCCGGTGCTGGTGATGCACAGCGAGGACGACCAGATCGTGCCGTATGCGGCGTCGGGCCCGAAGTCGGCGCAGCTGCTCCAGAACGGAACATTGAAGACCTACAAGGACTTTCCGCACGGCATGCCGACCACGCAGGCCGACGTCATCAACGCCGACCTCCTGGAGTTCCTCAGGAGCTGA
- a CDS encoding metallophosphoesterase, whose protein sequence is MFILVLGSILALMHLYVWKRMVKDTTGPGRLRWLLSGLVVALLLLLIVALVVPRVFGVAESGWLAWPGYLWFGLLFYLFLALLVLEPVRWILRRRQTRARSRPETQPAHASEPLPEEAPAVDRRMFLARASAVAAGAAAVGLVGTGAATALGPPQLLRVPVRLPRLDRAFDGYRIAVVSDIHLGPLLGRAHTERIVRIINEAEPDLVAVVGDVIDGTVAELGAAAAPLQDLQARDGAFFVTGNHEYFVDDTAEWIRELERLGLQPLRNENTRIRRGAAGFDLAGVNDLAGAQQSDPPDFDLALTGVNRKDPTILLAHQPVEVGRASERGVDLQLSGHTHGGQMWPFHYAVALAQPALAGLSRVGDTQLYVTRGAGFWGPPVRIGAPPDISLLNLRADEV, encoded by the coding sequence ATGTTCATTCTCGTTCTCGGTTCGATTCTGGCGCTGATGCACCTTTACGTGTGGAAACGGATGGTCAAGGACACCACCGGGCCGGGCCGGCTCCGGTGGCTCCTCTCGGGACTGGTGGTGGCGTTGTTGCTGCTGCTGATCGTCGCGCTGGTCGTGCCGCGGGTGTTCGGTGTCGCGGAGTCCGGCTGGCTGGCCTGGCCCGGCTATCTCTGGTTCGGCCTGCTGTTCTACCTGTTCCTGGCCCTGCTGGTGCTGGAGCCGGTGCGATGGATCCTGCGCCGCAGGCAGACCCGCGCCCGGTCCCGGCCGGAGACCCAGCCTGCGCATGCGTCTGAGCCGCTCCCGGAGGAGGCCCCGGCGGTGGACCGGCGGATGTTCCTGGCGCGGGCGTCGGCGGTGGCCGCAGGCGCGGCGGCCGTCGGCCTGGTCGGCACCGGCGCCGCGACCGCGCTGGGCCCCCCACAGCTGCTGCGGGTTCCGGTGCGGCTGCCGCGGCTGGACCGGGCGTTCGACGGCTATCGCATCGCGGTGGTCTCCGACATCCATCTCGGCCCGCTGCTGGGCCGCGCGCACACCGAACGGATCGTGCGGATCATCAACGAGGCCGAACCCGATCTGGTCGCCGTGGTCGGTGACGTCATCGACGGCACGGTCGCCGAGTTGGGCGCCGCCGCGGCGCCGTTGCAGGACCTGCAGGCCCGCGATGGCGCTTTCTTCGTCACCGGCAACCACGAGTACTTCGTCGACGACACCGCCGAGTGGATCCGCGAGCTGGAACGGCTCGGGCTGCAGCCGCTGCGCAACGAGAACACCCGGATCCGGCGCGGGGCGGCCGGGTTCGATCTGGCGGGGGTCAACGATCTCGCCGGCGCGCAGCAGTCCGACCCGCCGGATTTCGACCTCGCGCTCACCGGGGTCAACCGGAAGGACCCGACCATCCTGTTGGCCCACCAGCCGGTCGAGGTCGGCCGCGCATCCGAGCGCGGGGTCGATCTGCAGCTGTCGGGGCACACCCACGGCGGTCAGATGTGGCCGTTCCACTACGCCGTCGCACTGGCGCAGCCGGCCCTGGCCGGGTTGTCCCGGGTCGGCGACACCCAGCTCTACGTCACCCGCGGGGCCGGATTCTGGGGGCCACCTGTACGGATCGGCGCGCCGCCGGACATCAGCCTGCTGAACCTGCGTGCCGACGAGGTTTAG
- a CDS encoding Hsp20/alpha crystallin family protein, translating into MSNVPAQRTRSLFPDLAEFFSGLPAWSGVRPLLDTNLMRLEEEVGDGKYQVRAEIPGVDPAKDIDISVNDGRLTIKAERTEKSEQTGRSEFSYGSFTRTITLPKGADEDAVKANYDKGILTVTVPVAKEEPRAKKIEIESKSS; encoded by the coding sequence ATGAGCAATGTTCCCGCTCAGCGCACCCGCTCGCTGTTTCCCGACCTCGCCGAGTTCTTCTCCGGCTTGCCTGCGTGGAGCGGTGTGCGACCGCTGTTGGACACCAACTTGATGCGCCTGGAAGAAGAGGTGGGCGACGGAAAATACCAGGTGCGCGCCGAGATTCCCGGCGTGGATCCTGCCAAGGACATCGACATCTCGGTCAACGACGGGCGGCTGACCATCAAAGCCGAACGCACCGAGAAGAGCGAGCAGACCGGACGTTCGGAGTTCAGCTACGGATCGTTCACCCGAACCATCACACTTCCCAAGGGCGCGGATGAGGACGCTGTGAAGGCCAACTACGACAAGGGAATCCTTACCGTGACCGTACCCGTGGCCAAGGAAGAGCCCCGGGCCAAAAAGATCGAGATCGAATCGAAGTCGTCCTGA
- a CDS encoding IS30 family transposase: MTSGRRFGCEVRREFYDRVCAGAPVKHAAVELGVSFQAGYLWWRKAGAMRLLNGNGGSGLAEPGDLTRVGGPGRRLSFDERVVIMRGLDAGLGYAAIGAKLGRDRSVIWREVSRNRTDDGDYHAHVAHARAARAARRPKSFKLSDPNLCAAVEAWMDDGWSPKLIAEVLARDHPGDKLARVSHETIYRSLYVQARGQLRADLHRCLSTRRAARKPRGHAQRRGTFDDVLRISQRPAEAADRAVPGHWEGDLIVGARGASAIGTLVERSTRFTILLHLPVDHTSEAVATAMLEAMAKLPDHLRRSIAWDRGSEMARWQDISLQLQAPVYFCDPHAPWQRGSNENTNRLLRHWFEKGTDLSVYTKADLQAVADKLNTRPRPTLDLDTPAQRMAALISQAA; the protein is encoded by the coding sequence GTGACCAGTGGTCGGCGGTTCGGGTGTGAGGTTCGGCGCGAGTTTTACGACCGGGTGTGTGCTGGTGCGCCGGTCAAGCACGCGGCTGTGGAGTTGGGCGTGTCTTTCCAGGCCGGCTACCTGTGGTGGCGCAAGGCTGGCGCGATGCGACTGCTCAATGGCAACGGTGGATCAGGTTTGGCTGAACCGGGTGATCTGACCCGGGTCGGTGGACCGGGGCGGCGGCTCAGTTTCGACGAACGTGTGGTGATCATGCGGGGTCTCGACGCGGGGTTGGGCTACGCCGCGATCGGGGCGAAGCTGGGCCGAGATCGCTCGGTCATCTGGCGCGAAGTGTCTCGCAACCGCACCGACGACGGGGACTACCACGCCCACGTGGCCCACGCCCGGGCCGCGCGGGCTGCGCGCCGGCCCAAGTCGTTCAAGCTGTCTGACCCGAACCTGTGCGCGGCGGTCGAAGCGTGGATGGACGACGGGTGGAGCCCCAAGCTGATCGCTGAGGTGTTGGCCCGTGATCACCCTGGTGACAAGCTGGCACGGGTGAGCCACGAGACGATTTACCGCAGCCTGTATGTACAAGCTCGTGGCCAGTTGCGCGCTGATCTGCATCGATGCTTGTCCACTCGACGAGCGGCGCGTAAGCCGCGCGGGCATGCCCAACGGCGCGGCACCTTCGATGACGTGCTGCGTATCAGTCAACGGCCCGCTGAAGCCGCTGATCGTGCGGTGCCCGGGCATTGGGAAGGCGATCTGATCGTCGGCGCCCGCGGCGCCAGCGCGATCGGCACCCTGGTCGAACGCAGCACCCGGTTCACCATCTTGTTGCATCTGCCCGTCGACCACACCTCCGAAGCGGTCGCCACGGCGATGCTTGAGGCAATGGCCAAGCTGCCCGATCACCTGCGCCGTTCGATCGCCTGGGACCGCGGCAGCGAGATGGCCCGCTGGCAGGACATCTCGCTGCAGCTTCAAGCGCCGGTGTACTTCTGCGACCCGCACGCGCCCTGGCAGCGTGGCAGCAACGAGAACACCAACCGGCTGCTGCGCCACTGGTTTGAGAAGGGCACTGATCTGAGCGTCTACACCAAAGCCGACCTGCAAGCCGTCGCCGACAAACTCAACACCCGACCACGCCCCACCCTTGACCTCGACACCCCCGCCCAGCGCATGGCCGCTCTGATTAGCCAAGCAGCCTAA